The following are from one region of the Rhodopirellula sp. P2 genome:
- a CDS encoding GNAT family N-acetyltransferase gives MNIDPALASVEKVATIKQLDAVKEIHREHKSILGQMPDGAFDDRFANGQIYLANIENAAAGYVLFWRNRSDEIRIAHLAVRKSCQRLGVANALLDHLKQNHSTCSRIRLNCRSDFAAAQIWPKLDFVACGRKPAKQPGKELTIFQYRLDDTPLFDICEDAPHLPVVVCDTNVCMDIEYSERDNHESSSGLLADWLVDQIELRVTEEILNDLDRQDQLTRSRMTSVVQADWDQVDADPDEVRRYRAIVREVLGKAEREDDLSDEKHLAIAAAVKAAAFATRDRRILNAAPELLEKIGLRVQRPSEIIAELDSLQSSGKPHFGDLKNAGIFRTQVTSVGDVDAEQFLKSTRGETIGEFRRYLDDALAAPKTYRVDSIKNGDGEQLAFIVVRRSKESEHRVERLRIAHRCEGTRLGGALVEHLAERPLGCTWSNAAVCRKSTATVIEDPVLSGDLARSCFHRGFSYQDGELIRISMPGTWTHAEFEAQLDQLLARNAIQQSLASRLRTLAALSDPAAIRELEQRIHPGKVTFGDLSNWIVPIQPEWAQELFDIRIWNRPLFAAETNLAINPDSVYYKRPRNSPTGEYGRILWYVSGDAEKGGNSIRACSMMTKRVTGPIKDVYRQYERMGVFEWKQIKEHFGKATSEAVAIEFTDTELLPHPINFTRANQILVQTGMKANQFQSALRITAPTFHQLYDELTKAN, from the coding sequence ATGAATATTGACCCCGCATTGGCCAGCGTCGAGAAGGTTGCGACGATCAAGCAACTTGACGCTGTCAAAGAAATCCACCGCGAACACAAGTCGATTCTTGGCCAAATGCCCGACGGGGCGTTTGACGATCGGTTTGCGAACGGTCAGATCTACCTTGCAAATATTGAAAACGCGGCTGCTGGATACGTACTCTTCTGGCGAAACCGTTCTGATGAGATTCGGATTGCACATCTTGCTGTCCGGAAGTCTTGCCAGCGGCTTGGCGTCGCGAACGCACTGCTAGATCATTTAAAACAGAATCATTCGACGTGCAGTCGGATTCGACTGAACTGCAGGTCTGATTTCGCAGCTGCCCAGATTTGGCCCAAGCTCGATTTTGTAGCGTGCGGTCGGAAACCTGCAAAGCAACCAGGGAAAGAACTGACGATCTTTCAGTACCGACTCGATGATACGCCACTGTTTGATATTTGCGAAGATGCCCCCCATCTACCCGTAGTCGTGTGCGATACAAACGTCTGCATGGACATCGAGTACTCAGAGCGAGATAACCATGAGTCGTCCTCCGGTTTGCTGGCCGACTGGCTCGTCGATCAAATTGAATTGCGAGTTACCGAAGAAATCCTGAATGATCTAGATCGCCAAGACCAGTTAACTCGAAGCCGGATGACATCCGTCGTTCAAGCGGACTGGGACCAGGTTGATGCGGATCCCGACGAGGTCAGAAGGTATCGGGCGATCGTTCGTGAAGTACTCGGCAAAGCTGAACGCGAAGACGATCTATCCGACGAAAAGCACTTGGCCATTGCGGCGGCGGTTAAGGCTGCCGCTTTTGCAACTCGAGATCGCCGGATTCTGAACGCTGCCCCCGAGCTACTCGAAAAAATTGGCTTGCGGGTCCAACGTCCGTCGGAAATCATCGCGGAGCTGGATTCGCTACAGTCCTCGGGAAAGCCTCACTTTGGCGATTTGAAAAACGCTGGGATTTTCAGGACGCAAGTCACGTCGGTCGGCGATGTCGATGCAGAACAGTTCTTGAAGTCGACCAGAGGTGAGACCATCGGTGAATTCCGTCGCTACCTTGATGATGCGTTGGCGGCTCCGAAGACCTACCGTGTCGACTCCATCAAAAACGGCGACGGAGAGCAACTTGCTTTCATTGTCGTCCGACGGTCGAAGGAAAGCGAGCACCGCGTTGAGCGGCTGCGAATTGCCCACCGTTGCGAAGGGACCAGGTTGGGCGGAGCCTTGGTTGAACATCTGGCCGAACGACCGCTGGGTTGCACATGGAGCAATGCGGCCGTCTGTCGTAAGTCCACGGCAACTGTCATCGAGGATCCAGTGCTTTCCGGTGATCTCGCTCGATCGTGTTTCCACCGGGGATTTTCATACCAAGATGGTGAGCTGATTAGGATCTCGATGCCCGGAACGTGGACGCACGCTGAATTCGAAGCCCAGCTTGACCAACTGCTGGCACGAAACGCTATCCAGCAGTCATTGGCGAGTCGGCTTCGCACCTTGGCCGCTCTCAGTGACCCAGCTGCGATTCGCGAACTCGAACAACGAATTCACCCCGGAAAAGTGACTTTCGGTGATTTATCAAACTGGATTGTCCCGATACAGCCGGAATGGGCGCAGGAGCTATTTGATATCCGGATTTGGAATCGCCCACTTTTTGCAGCCGAGACGAACTTGGCCATCAACCCCGATTCGGTTTACTACAAACGGCCAAGGAACAGCCCCACGGGTGAATATGGTCGAATCTTGTGGTATGTAAGCGGAGACGCCGAAAAAGGCGGAAATTCGATCCGAGCGTGCAGCATGATGACCAAACGTGTCACGGGACCGATCAAAGATGTCTATCGACAATACGAACGGATGGGGGTTTTCGAGTGGAAGCAGATCAAAGAGCACTTTGGAAAGGCCACCAGCGAAGCGGTCGCAATCGAATTCACTGATACCGAACTGCTTCCGCATCCGATCAACTTCACTCGTGCGAACCAGATCCTCGTGCAGACTGGAATGAAAGCCAACCAGTTTCAATCAGCTCTACGGATCACGGCTCCCACCTTTCACCAACTCTACGACGAACTCACGAAAGCCAACTAG
- a CDS encoding L-dopachrome tautomerase-related protein codes for MSLKKHPSIIALLMASVVMPLLVPFVSAQEPSNEPTNTRATELELHASLDQAVGNIAFLPDGQLVFSHHPFFKPGVRVATYDAATGAVTPFPNQQWNTPRSENDWYLDDVLGIRNDGDGVVWILDMGTRNDITPKLVGWDAHKNELHRLLYIPAPASRETSQLNDFVIDTKRQLVVIADEGIGRGGDGSKAALVVVDLKTGKTRRLLEGRSMTKADTNSPILINGKPMSVSQDGQPSPIHVGCDGITLDAANEWLYFCPLCGTKIYRVRMDAVANESLSQDDLAAAVETYSDKVNNGGLSIDTAGNLYSTNVESRSIGFVSGDQKQYSQLAFDDRMLWPDGISFNQDGYMYVSAAQVHLGAPFNGGTDQTSKPFYIFRFKPQAPGIIGR; via the coding sequence ATGAGTCTGAAAAAGCATCCTTCGATCATTGCCTTGTTGATGGCCAGTGTCGTCATGCCGTTGCTCGTCCCCTTCGTTTCCGCCCAAGAGCCGAGCAACGAACCGACCAACACACGCGCGACCGAATTGGAACTCCACGCCTCACTCGATCAAGCCGTTGGCAACATTGCGTTCCTGCCTGACGGACAGCTTGTCTTCAGTCATCATCCGTTTTTCAAACCGGGTGTTCGCGTCGCCACCTACGACGCCGCGACGGGAGCCGTCACACCGTTTCCCAACCAGCAATGGAACACTCCTCGCAGCGAAAACGATTGGTACCTCGACGACGTGCTCGGCATTCGCAATGACGGCGACGGGGTGGTTTGGATCCTGGACATGGGCACTCGAAACGACATCACGCCCAAACTGGTTGGCTGGGACGCCCACAAAAACGAACTTCATCGGCTCCTTTACATCCCGGCCCCGGCAAGTCGCGAAACGTCGCAGCTCAACGACTTTGTGATCGACACCAAGCGTCAATTGGTCGTGATCGCCGATGAAGGCATCGGCCGCGGTGGCGACGGATCCAAGGCCGCACTGGTGGTCGTCGACTTGAAGACCGGGAAGACTCGTCGCTTGTTAGAAGGACGGTCGATGACGAAGGCGGACACGAATTCGCCCATCCTGATCAACGGAAAACCCATGAGCGTTTCGCAGGATGGCCAGCCGTCGCCGATCCACGTCGGTTGCGACGGAATCACGTTGGACGCCGCCAACGAGTGGCTCTACTTCTGCCCGCTTTGCGGCACGAAGATCTATCGCGTGCGCATGGACGCCGTCGCAAACGAATCGCTTTCTCAAGACGACTTGGCGGCGGCCGTGGAAACGTACAGCGACAAAGTCAACAACGGTGGGCTCTCGATCGACACGGCCGGCAACCTGTACTCGACGAATGTCGAAAGCCGTAGCATTGGCTTCGTCTCAGGTGACCAAAAGCAATACTCTCAACTGGCCTTTGACGATCGGATGCTGTGGCCGGACGGGATCAGTTTCAACCAAGACGGCTACATGTACGTGTCCGCCGCTCAAGTTCACTTGGGCGCCCCCTTCAACGGCGGCACCGACCAAACGTCCAAGCCGTTTTACATCTTCCGGTTCAAGCCCCAAGCACCGGGAATCATCGGTCGGTAG
- a CDS encoding glycine betaine ABC transporter substrate-binding protein, producing MSQPITLGVTDLSFHHVTGSLVAHVLTEMGLEVERVRSPHEANFQKLKSGEVDLLASAWLPSSHGGYKAEVERTVPLLELGLHYQPYALWGVPEYVPADEVREIADLLKPDVIAKLNRDIQGINPGAGITRFSIQMMDEYGLNEAGYQFHPGTEEDCFGAFERAVETKQWLVVPLWKPQFLHHQHAIRELVEPKGLLGTVDKAVLLLRQDKQSMFSKDQLQTLDRLKFSNEIIAELDHRVCREGQSLDQVTGNWLATHPVA from the coding sequence ATGTCCCAACCAATCACTCTCGGTGTGACTGATCTCTCATTTCATCATGTGACCGGGTCCCTGGTCGCCCATGTTCTGACCGAGATGGGGTTGGAGGTCGAACGTGTTCGTTCACCTCACGAAGCGAACTTTCAAAAACTGAAGTCCGGCGAAGTCGACCTGCTGGCTTCAGCATGGCTGCCATCCAGCCACGGGGGATACAAAGCGGAAGTCGAGCGGACCGTGCCGCTGCTCGAACTGGGCCTGCACTACCAACCGTATGCGTTGTGGGGCGTGCCGGAATACGTTCCCGCGGACGAAGTGCGGGAGATTGCCGACCTGCTGAAACCGGATGTGATCGCCAAGCTGAACCGCGACATCCAAGGCATCAACCCTGGCGCCGGAATCACGCGATTCTCCATTCAGATGATGGACGAGTATGGATTGAACGAGGCTGGGTATCAGTTTCATCCCGGCACCGAAGAGGATTGTTTCGGCGCGTTTGAGCGAGCGGTTGAAACCAAGCAATGGTTGGTGGTCCCGTTGTGGAAACCTCAATTCCTGCACCACCAACACGCCATCCGTGAGCTGGTCGAGCCCAAAGGGTTGTTAGGGACGGTCGACAAGGCCGTGCTGCTCTTGCGACAAGACAAGCAGTCGATGTTCAGCAAGGACCAGCTTCAAACGCTTGATCGATTGAAGTTTTCAAACGAGATCATCGCTGAGCTGGATCACCGAGTCTGTCGAGAGGGCCAATCGCTCGACCAAGTGACCGGAAACTGGCTGGCCACTCATCCAGTGGCTTGA
- a CDS encoding glycosyltransferase family 4 protein, which translates to MRIAMLAPIAWRTPPRAYGPWELVTSMLTEALVARGVDVTLFATLDSQTSGKLAGVVPAPYSEDASIDAKVWEFRHLAHLFEQADQFDLIHNQADFPAHAFARMIDTPIVTTIHGFSSDRILPMYQEFQDVVHYVAISDADRHPRLRYAATIHHGIPIDEFPFQAKLRDELLFFGRIHPDKGAAEAITVARRSGRPLHMYGLVQDREYHQSHVVPADDGVHMTYHGVVGGKQRLDALGNARALLHLINFDEPFGLSVIEAMACGTPVIATRRGSMPELIEHGVTGFLVDNLEEANQAIERIDEIDRATVRRAVAERFSIDRMADAYQALYHQITSSPHSHAPSEKSTT; encoded by the coding sequence ATGCGAATCGCAATGCTGGCCCCGATCGCGTGGCGAACTCCTCCCCGAGCGTACGGCCCTTGGGAACTGGTCACCAGCATGTTGACCGAAGCCCTGGTGGCGCGGGGCGTGGACGTGACCCTGTTCGCCACGCTCGACAGTCAAACGTCGGGAAAGCTCGCTGGCGTGGTCCCGGCACCCTACAGCGAGGACGCATCGATCGACGCAAAGGTTTGGGAATTCCGGCATCTGGCTCATCTGTTTGAACAAGCCGACCAGTTTGATTTGATCCACAACCAAGCCGACTTTCCCGCCCACGCCTTCGCCCGGATGATCGACACGCCGATCGTCACCACCATTCACGGATTCTCCTCCGACCGCATCCTGCCGATGTACCAGGAGTTCCAGGACGTGGTGCATTACGTCGCGATCAGCGATGCCGACCGGCATCCCCGCCTGCGGTACGCGGCCACCATCCATCATGGCATCCCAATCGACGAGTTCCCGTTCCAAGCGAAGCTCCGCGATGAGCTGTTGTTCTTTGGCCGCATCCATCCCGACAAGGGTGCCGCGGAAGCGATCACGGTGGCGCGGCGGAGCGGACGCCCGCTGCACATGTACGGTCTGGTGCAAGACCGTGAGTACCATCAATCACACGTCGTGCCGGCCGATGATGGCGTGCACATGACCTATCACGGGGTGGTCGGCGGGAAGCAACGACTGGACGCCTTGGGCAACGCACGAGCGTTGTTGCACCTGATCAACTTTGACGAACCCTTTGGCCTGTCGGTGATCGAAGCGATGGCCTGCGGGACCCCCGTCATTGCCACCCGGCGCGGCTCGATGCCCGAACTGATCGAGCACGGCGTCACAGGTTTCCTGGTCGACAACTTAGAAGAAGCGAACCAAGCGATCGAGCGGATTGACGAGATCGACCGAGCCACCGTTCGGCGAGCGGTCGCAGAACGTTTCTCCATCGACCGAATGGCCGACGCCTACCAGGCCCTCTACCACCAAATCACATCGTCCCCCCACTCACACGCCCCGTCGGAAAAAAGCACCACCTGA
- a CDS encoding ASCH domain-containing protein, with the protein MLFLSIHPEYVQAILEGRKTVELRKRRPRAEVGSTVVIYATMPQCEVVATAIVERIQSAEPAKLWRQVRDTAAVSKQAYERYFADTETAVGIHLRHVQRFVEPIPLGDLRKSWEGFHPPQQFRYLTSCQQNFISLRHTENCTPSS; encoded by the coding sequence ATGCTCTTTCTCTCGATCCACCCCGAATACGTCCAAGCGATCCTGGAAGGTCGCAAGACGGTCGAACTTCGCAAGCGGCGTCCGCGTGCAGAAGTGGGGTCGACGGTCGTGATCTATGCAACGATGCCCCAGTGCGAAGTTGTCGCGACCGCGATCGTCGAGCGTATTCAGTCCGCAGAGCCAGCGAAACTTTGGCGGCAAGTACGCGACACCGCTGCAGTGAGCAAGCAGGCCTACGAAAGGTACTTTGCGGACACAGAAACAGCGGTCGGAATCCACCTTCGCCACGTCCAACGATTCGTTGAGCCGATTCCGCTGGGTGATCTTCGTAAGAGCTGGGAAGGTTTCCACCCGCCCCAGCAATTCCGCTACCTAACAAGTTGCCAGCAGAATTTCATCAGTTTGAGGCATACAGAAAACTGCACGCCGTCTAGCTAG